GGGCCAGCGCCTGCGCCATGCCGGGCCGTCTTTTCAGGCCGTGGGCCTCGGTGTAGACCTTCTTGGCGTTCGTGTGACGGGAGCTGAAGGGGTACGGCACCCCGGACACAGCGCACTGCCCCTGAAACTGCTTGCGGTCGTAGTCGCCCCAACTGGCCCAGGGCCGGGAATCGGCATGGAACTCGCGGCGCAGGGTCTCGCAGGCCTCTCGGAAGCTCAGGCCTTCCGACACCGTTTCCGGCGTCAGGCCCGTCAGCTCGGTGCAAAAGGCGCCCACAGCCGAGCGCTCCGGCCGCACCAGCAAGGCGCGGCGCTCCACGCGCTCTAGGGTGGTCAGGTCCAGCACGCACACGCCCACTTCAATGATCTCGTTCACCTGGCCGGGCGGCGGTGGGCCAGCCCAGCAGGTCGCCTCCACATCAATGACGTTCAGGAGCACGGCAGTTCTCCCAGGCGCACTGCGACCACCCAGTCGCTGACCGCGCGGCGCACCTCTTCAGGGACGGCCCCAGGCAGCTGGGTCGTGGTCTGCGCGTCTTCAAGCAGGGCAACCAGCCGCTGGTGTTCGGCGTGGTAGGTCTCCAGCGGAGCAGGTAGAGGCTCAGCTTCGTGCCCACCGCGCTTCAGGCCCAGCAGGTCGGTCAGGAACGGCAGGCGGGCATCCTCGTTCAGCCGCTCTAGATTGGCTTCTACTTCGCCGGTTTTCAGCAGATGCAGACCTGTTAGCACGGTGCGAAAGGCGTACAGCAGCGGCTTGACACGCGGCACAGCCTCTTTTTCCAGCAGGCGCCACTGGTTGGCTGTAAAGCCCAGGTAGTGGTGGGCATGGTGGCGGGTCAGCACCCCCGGTGCCAGTGCCCGCAGCGACGCATGGGCAGGCGAGGTGTGAATGATCAGCGGCGAGAGCAGCTGCTCCAGCACGTACCCGTTGCGCTTCAGCAGCAAGCCCGCAAACTTATGGGCGTCGTGGGTCACGAGATCAAGCTCGACCGTGCCGTCGTTCTGGTCCAGCGTGTGGGTTTCGGCCTGGGCCTCTAGCCCCAAGACCTCGCGCACGCCCAGCACATGCACGCCGCGCAGGTCCCAGTCGCTGTCAGCGCTGGGAAAGCCGTACAGATGCGCGCCACTGACCGTGGCAAAGACCAGCGGCCAGGGGTGGTCGGCGGCGGCCGCCGTCAATTGAGAGGGAAAGGTCACAACGTCCATGATTCTCCTTCCGGGCCACGCAGGATGACCTCGTGGGCCTCGGTGACGTCGGGAAAGTCCAGTGCGCGGAACTGGTCGGCCAGCACGGCGGCGGGCACTGGACGCTCGCGGGCGGCGTTGCGAGCGGCCGCCAGCCGGGGCGGCGTCCAGGCCACCACAATGCGGGTCAGAGCGCCGTAATCGCGGCCCAGCCCTAGCACCCCCGCGCGGCCGTCACGGCGCAGGCTGGTGGCGTCCCAGACCACATGGGCCTGACGGCGCAGCCCAGCGCGCAGGGCCTCGCGGGCGGCCTGCATGACCTGGCCACCCACCTTGGCATCGTGGCGGCCTCCGCCCAGCTGCGCGCGTAGGGCGTCCAGACTGACCACCTCGGCACCCGTAAACTCGGCGGCCAGGCTGCTTTTGCCGCTGCCACTGGGGCCGCACAGCACAGTCAGTTGCGGAAAGCCGCGCCGGGCGGCGTCCTGCACCCGTGCCGCCGCTTCGTGGGGGGTATGGATGAGGCCCGCCGTCCAGTCCGCCCAGCCGCGTCCGGTCGCCAGCGCCAGCAGGTCGGGGGAGGCCCCTTGCAGCAGGGCCGCCACCTCGGCCTGGAAGGTCGCCAGAGGGTTGGCCCCGTCCCAGACGCCCAAGTCCTGCGCGGCCAGGTCCAGCAGGTCGGCGGTGTCCTCGCCGCGCGCCGCGTCGCCACTCAGGACCACGCGGCCACGGGCGTCGGCGCGGGCCAGCTGGGTCAGGGCCGGCAGCGGCACCCGCCGGGCCAGGGCGGGCACGCCCCGCGCCCAGTCCCCCTCCAGCGCCCGGTGCAGGCTGTGGTGTTCGGCGACCAGCGGCAGCACTTTTAGCAGCAGGTCGGGCGGCAAACCCGCGTCCAGCAGCCGGAACGACAAATAGTCCCGGCCGCGCCGCGCGTGTCGGGGCGAACGGATGCGGAGGGCGCCGTTCTCGTCCTCTTCCTCACGGGTGGTCAGCGCCTTGCCCACATCGTGCAGGGCCGCGGCCAGGATGAGGGCGGCGCGGTCGTCGCCCCGCAGGTCTGCGGCGTCGGCCAGCTCATGAGTGCGCTCTACCACCAGCGCGCTGTGGGCTGCCACCGACCCTTCCGCGTGCCACTGGGGGTCCTGGGGTGTGCCCGGCAGGCGGGCCAGCAGGGGCAGCACGGGCGTCAGGGCGGCACTGATGGTCTCAAAGTGCAGCGGCCGGCCTTCCCCAATCAGGGGCAGGAGGTCAGGCAGGGTCAGGGCGCTCATCGGCTGTCCAGTGCCGCCCGGAACGCCCGCAGGGTGGACTGTCCCGGCTGCCGGTCATAGACCGCGAAGGTCACCCTCTCGAAGGAACCGTGGGCTTCCGTCTCCAGCAGCTCACGGAAGGTGGTCGCCACCTCGGCCGGGTCATTCTGAAACACGCCGCAGCCCCAGGCGCCCAGCACCAACCGGGTCTGTCCCGTCAGGGCCGCCGCTCCCAGCACCAACGCGGCGCGGCGGCGCAGCACCGGGAGAACCTCCGCCTGGCGCCCCGGTTCGTTCTGGGCCACGGCGCCGGCATTGGGGGCGGGGGCCGTCACGACGTTCACCAGCACGGGCTGGGGCAGCAGCGCGCCTTCATCGTCCCGGAAGACCGTCACCTGGGGGCTGTAAATCAGATGGTCGGTGTACAGCGTGGACTGCTCGTGGCGGTTGGCGGCATAATAGCCCGCCACCTGCGGCTGGGTCAGCGACAGGTAGAGGGCGCTGCACCGGCACAGGTCTTCTTCCTGCGACAGGCTGCCCTTCAAAAAGCCGTCGCCAGGGTTCCGCGCCGAGGCAAAGTTGAGAGCCAGCACGTCATGGCCCTGGGCACGCAGGCGCCGGGCCGCTGCAAAGGTGGTTTCGCCCGTGACCTCAGTCTGGGTAGAAAACTGATCGCGCCGCTCGTGCAGGGCCGCCCGCAGCAGTGGAGCGTCGGCCGGCCTGAACAGGCGGGTGCCCTCCAGCAGGGGGCGCAGGTCGGGGAGGCTCACCCGCTCTTCTCCGGCCAGATATCCACCCTGGTCCAGCAGGCGCAGCGTGTCCTGGGCCATCTGAACTCGGCCCGCACTGTTCATGCCTCCCCCTTCAGGCCGTTGGCCTCCACAGGTTTGCTCAGCCAGTGGGCGTCCGTCTGGACGTGGTCACGCCGCACCCACTTGGCCACGCGCCGCCCGAACTCGGCGTAAGGCACGGCGCCGGTCACGCGCACCACATAGCCTTCCATCTGGTCCGTGTCAATGGTCAGTGCCCGCAGCGCCGCCTCGTCCCACGGGCCCCGGTACAGCTCGCGTGGGGTGGGCAGCGACAGGCGCGCCGCCCAGGCCCGCACCTCGTCCCAGGGCCGCGAGATATTCTCGTCGTCCCAGACTGAGAACAGGTAGAAGTAGCCGTCCAGCGCCTCGTAGCGCAGGCTGTGAACGGCGTACACGTTCTCGCCGCACAGCCGCCAGCCGGGCGGAATCTCGTGCCCGATGCGGCCCCGCTCGGCCTTCACCCAGGTGCGCGACGGGTGGGGCCGCGTGTCCAGGCTGCGGGCGTGCAGGTCGCCCCGGTAGAGGCTGGTGTTTTCGCCGTCCAGTTTCTCGGTCACCACGACCTCCTGCCCGGCCAGGCCAGAGAGGTCAGGAATGCGGCGGTCGTCGTTTTGCAGTCCGGGCGACCAGGGCAGGTGGGGGGTAGAGGGGTATTTGGTTCGCATCGGGGATCACTGAGGGGAAGGCTAGCGGAGGAGCAGAGTCCCACACATCGGCCAGAAATGAACTTGGGGCCAGGTGTTCTGGCCTACCAGTCCACTGCCGCGCGCCGCGCCATCCGCAGCCACGCCTCTACCGCAGCCACGTCCGGCCCCTCTGGCAGGCGGGTCTGCGCGGCGGCCTGGTCAAAGTCGCGCTGAAGGGCGGCCCGCCAGCGGTCAGCCTCGGGCCAGCCCATTTGCCCGGTTTTGACTGCCAGCAGGGCGTCCCGGTGTTCGCTCACGTCCACCAGCACCTCGCCGGTTCGCAGTGTGTGGGTCCCGCTGAGCAGCAGACGCAACAGATGAACCGCGTGTTTCAGCCTTACCTCACCGTGCGTGCGCTGCTCATTGTCGAGGCGGCGAAACTGGGCCTTTACGTACTCGCCGTAGGTCTGCGCGATGCGGCGGCTTAGGAAGGCCCCTCTGATCTCCAGCAGGGCCTGGGCCAGTGGCGTAACCGTCACCGGCAGGGGCGACGCCAGCACCTCCAGCACGTTGGGGTTAGCCTTCAGCGCCAGCAGCACGAATTTACGCGCCTCCCAGTACACCTCTTCCACACCCGTGCGGGCATATTCCAGTTGGGGCGGCGGGTCACTCAAGCCCCAGTGCAGCCGGGCGGGCGGCAGGTAAAAGCCGCGCAGGTCGGTGTCGGAGGTGTCTGTCGAGAGACCGAACGCCCGGCTGCCCATCATGCAGGCGTACTGCACAAAGGGGCGCAGGGCTTCGTGGTCGGCTGGGGGAAGGTCGGTGCCGGTGACTTTCAGGTGAACGCGGTTGACCTTGACGAGCTGCCCGTCAACTTTCACCCCATAGACGCTGCCGGCCTGGGGCGAGTGGACAATGGTGCCGGCCGTCCCTGCTGGAAAGCCGCCCTGCGGCGTGTGGAGGGTAACGGCGGTGCCGGGCGGCAGGGGGCGACTCATGGGCGCAGAGTAGAGTTCTGCAGCCGGGCAGAGCATCCGCCAAAGCCCCAGTGACCCGGTACGCTGACCGCCTGCTGCGCCCCACCTCATCTCAGCGTTCTGGTGTCCGATAGGGCCCGTTGGCCCGCGCCCTGGCGTTGTACCTCATGCCGGGGCTGCCCATTCTCGTAGACGCCGACCCCACGCAAGGCCATATGGACATCACTGTGGGCGGCCTGCGGGTCGTCTGGGGAACCGAGGGGCACTGATGGAGAGCCCGAACCCGGACTGGGTCAGGCTCGCTGGGGAGGGCCGTCTGGACGCTGCAAACCGAGACCCTGACGGGTGGCGAGGCAGCGAGTTGCCGACCACGCCGCCCCTGACCTTTTCGGCGCCCCCAGGGCCAGCGCTCCGTCACCATCACCAACCCCGACGGCACCACACTGGCTGTCTTTGCCTGGTTGTAACGCGCGCCGCCGCCTATCCTCTCTTCCATGACCGGACTCGTGTGGCTGGCGCTGGACGGAGTGGGCCACCCGCAAGACGCGCCGCCAGGGTCGGTGTGGGACCAGGAGCTGCCTACTCTGCGCCCCCTGGTGGACGCAGGGCGGGCGCTGGACGCGGCGCTGG
The Deinococcus betulae DNA segment above includes these coding regions:
- a CDS encoding exonuclease domain-containing protein codes for the protein MLLNVIDVEATCWAGPPPPGQVNEIIEVGVCVLDLTTLERVERRALLVRPERSAVGAFCTELTGLTPETVSEGLSFREACETLRREFHADSRPWASWGDYDRKQFQGQCAVSGVPYPFSSRHTNAKKVYTEAHGLKRRPGMAQALAHAGLPLEGRHHRGVDDAWNIAALVAGLVRGGHWPS
- a CDS encoding nucleotidyltransferase domain-containing protein, producing the protein MDVVTFPSQLTAAAADHPWPLVFATVSGAHLYGFPSADSDWDLRGVHVLGVREVLGLEAQAETHTLDQNDGTVELDLVTHDAHKFAGLLLKRNGYVLEQLLSPLIIHTSPAHASLRALAPGVLTRHHAHHYLGFTANQWRLLEKEAVPRVKPLLYAFRTVLTGLHLLKTGEVEANLERLNEDARLPFLTDLLGLKRGGHEAEPLPAPLETYHAEHQRLVALLEDAQTTTQLPGAVPEEVRRAVSDWVVAVRLGELPCS
- a CDS encoding AAA family ATPase, with amino-acid sequence MSALTLPDLLPLIGEGRPLHFETISAALTPVLPLLARLPGTPQDPQWHAEGSVAAHSALVVERTHELADAADLRGDDRAALILAAALHDVGKALTTREEEDENGALRIRSPRHARRGRDYLSFRLLDAGLPPDLLLKVLPLVAEHHSLHRALEGDWARGVPALARRVPLPALTQLARADARGRVVLSGDAARGEDTADLLDLAAQDLGVWDGANPLATFQAEVAALLQGASPDLLALATGRGWADWTAGLIHTPHEAAARVQDAARRGFPQLTVLCGPSGSGKSSLAAEFTGAEVVSLDALRAQLGGGRHDAKVGGQVMQAAREALRAGLRRQAHVVWDATSLRRDGRAGVLGLGRDYGALTRIVVAWTPPRLAAARNAARERPVPAAVLADQFRALDFPDVTEAHEVILRGPEGESWTL
- a CDS encoding TIGR02452 family protein, whose product is MNSAGRVQMAQDTLRLLDQGGYLAGEERVSLPDLRPLLEGTRLFRPADAPLLRAALHERRDQFSTQTEVTGETTFAAARRLRAQGHDVLALNFASARNPGDGFLKGSLSQEEDLCRCSALYLSLTQPQVAGYYAANRHEQSTLYTDHLIYSPQVTVFRDDEGALLPQPVLVNVVTAPAPNAGAVAQNEPGRQAEVLPVLRRRAALVLGAAALTGQTRLVLGAWGCGVFQNDPAEVATTFRELLETEAHGSFERVTFAVYDRQPGQSTLRAFRAALDSR
- a CDS encoding RNA ligase family protein, yielding MRTKYPSTPHLPWSPGLQNDDRRIPDLSGLAGQEVVVTEKLDGENTSLYRGDLHARSLDTRPHPSRTWVKAERGRIGHEIPPGWRLCGENVYAVHSLRYEALDGYFYLFSVWDDENISRPWDEVRAWAARLSLPTPRELYRGPWDEAALRALTIDTDQMEGYVVRVTGAVPYAEFGRRVAKWVRRDHVQTDAHWLSKPVEANGLKGEA
- a CDS encoding nucleotidyltransferase domain-containing protein; its protein translation is MSRPLPPGTAVTLHTPQGGFPAGTAGTIVHSPQAGSVYGVKVDGQLVKVNRVHLKVTGTDLPPADHEALRPFVQYACMMGSRAFGLSTDTSDTDLRGFYLPPARLHWGLSDPPPQLEYARTGVEEVYWEARKFVLLALKANPNVLEVLASPLPVTVTPLAQALLEIRGAFLSRRIAQTYGEYVKAQFRRLDNEQRTHGEVRLKHAVHLLRLLLSGTHTLRTGEVLVDVSEHRDALLAVKTGQMGWPEADRWRAALQRDFDQAAAQTRLPEGPDVAAVEAWLRMARRAAVDW